In the genome of Pseudomonas sp. P5_109, one region contains:
- a CDS encoding VanZ family protein: MSSLLLGVTQLSQRIRSLFFISVSVVLLAAALRAQPIPEAFAQEDKLHHLVGFFVLSFSCRLAFLRVKARWIALGCLLTGILIEYAQGMMPLRTASPYDALANAVGVLIGLIAWRWMQPVKQSAEFPDT; encoded by the coding sequence ATGAGTTCGTTACTCCTGGGTGTCACACAACTTTCCCAAAGGATACGCAGTCTTTTTTTCATCAGCGTTAGTGTGGTCTTGCTGGCCGCTGCTTTGCGTGCGCAACCGATTCCCGAAGCCTTTGCCCAAGAAGACAAGCTGCATCACCTGGTTGGTTTTTTCGTGTTGTCTTTTAGTTGCCGACTGGCCTTCCTGCGGGTCAAGGCGCGCTGGATCGCCTTGGGCTGTCTGCTGACGGGGATCCTGATCGAATATGCACAAGGAATGATGCCGCTGCGCACGGCATCACCTTACGACGCCTTGGCCAATGCTGTCGGTGTGTTGATCGGCTTGATTGCGTGGCGTTGGATGCAGCCAGTCAAACAGTCCGCTGAGTTCCCGGACACTTAA
- a CDS encoding HAD family phosphatase produces the protein MPLAEALPQTAPSLTAVLFGLSGCLVDFGAHTHRHASHTAEHAEATPGALDSLRSLQRQQIPCAWLDELPPALSQSLAAALPEWIKPSQHPATNNPWPAPNACWQALMTLNVERLDGCVLVSGEPRLLQAGLNAGLWTIGLASCGSLCGLTPRQWQTLTQQERDIKRARATMQLFGLGVHSVIDHLGELDTCLADISLRRLKGEKP, from the coding sequence ATGCCGCTCGCCGAAGCCTTGCCGCAAACCGCACCCAGCCTGACTGCCGTACTGTTCGGCCTCAGTGGCTGCCTGGTGGATTTCGGCGCACACACGCACCGGCACGCCAGCCACACGGCCGAACACGCCGAGGCCACGCCCGGTGCACTGGATAGCCTGCGCAGCTTGCAGCGCCAGCAAATACCCTGCGCCTGGCTCGATGAACTGCCCCCTGCCCTCAGCCAATCCCTGGCCGCTGCGCTGCCGGAATGGATCAAACCCTCGCAACATCCAGCAACAAACAATCCATGGCCCGCCCCAAATGCCTGCTGGCAAGCCTTGATGACCCTGAACGTCGAACGACTCGACGGTTGTGTGCTGGTGAGCGGTGAGCCCCGCCTGCTGCAAGCGGGGCTCAATGCCGGGTTGTGGACCATCGGCCTGGCATCCTGCGGCTCGCTGTGCGGATTGACGCCCCGGCAATGGCAAACGTTGACCCAGCAGGAGCGCGACATCAAACGCGCGAGGGCCACGATGCAATTGTTCGGCCTGGGCGTGCATTCGGTGATCGATCACCTCGGTGAACTCGACACCTGCCTGGCCGATATCAGCTTGCGTCGGCTCAAGGGCGAAAAGCCCTGA
- a CDS encoding heavy metal response regulator transcription factor: MKLLIVEDQPKTGHYLRQGLAEAGFNTELVADGNTGQQLALSGDYALLILDVMLPGRDGWQILQAVRSAGLDTPVLFLTARDAVEDRVHGLELGADDYLVKPFAFSELLARVRSLLRRGSTTPQETSLQLADLRLDLIRRRVERSGQRIDLTAKEFALLEMLLRRQGEVLPKSLIASQVWDMNFDSDTNVIEVAIRRLRLKIDDEFPNKLIHTVRGMGYVLEERPA, translated from the coding sequence ATGAAACTGCTGATCGTCGAAGACCAACCGAAAACCGGCCATTACCTGCGCCAGGGCCTGGCCGAGGCCGGGTTCAACACGGAACTGGTGGCCGACGGCAACACCGGTCAGCAATTGGCCCTCAGCGGCGATTATGCCCTGCTGATTCTCGATGTGATGCTGCCCGGCCGTGATGGCTGGCAGATTCTGCAAGCGGTACGCAGCGCCGGCCTGGACACGCCTGTACTGTTCCTGACCGCCCGTGACGCCGTGGAGGACAGGGTTCACGGCCTCGAACTGGGCGCCGATGACTATCTGGTCAAGCCATTTGCCTTTTCCGAACTGCTGGCCCGGGTCCGCAGCCTATTGCGTCGCGGCAGCACCACGCCCCAGGAAACCAGCCTGCAACTGGCCGATTTGCGCCTGGACCTGATCCGGCGCCGGGTCGAACGCAGTGGCCAGCGTATCGACCTGACCGCCAAGGAGTTCGCCCTGCTGGAAATGCTCCTGCGCCGCCAGGGCGAAGTCCTGCCCAAGTCGCTGATTGCATCCCAGGTCTGGGACATGAATTTCGACAGCGACACCAATGTCATCGAGGTGGCGATCCGTCGCCTGCGCCTGAAAATCGACGATGAATTCCCCAACAAGCTGATTCACACCGTGCGCGGCATGGGCTACGTCCTTGAAGAGCGCCCCGCCTGA
- the rssC gene encoding anti-sigma factor antagonist RssC, with product MSTGRIQFAEQDGTFVLKFVGEVRLTLCSALDATIERIFSALNFNAIVIDLTETRSIDSTTLGLLAKLSILSRQKVGLLPTVVTTHEDITRLLQSMGFEQVFNIVDKPVPCPECLDDLPDQDQSEEVVRIKVLEAHKILMGLNDTNREAFHDLVNALERH from the coding sequence ATGAGTACCGGTAGAATCCAGTTCGCCGAGCAGGATGGCACGTTCGTCCTGAAGTTCGTCGGTGAAGTTCGCCTGACCCTGTGTTCGGCGTTGGATGCGACTATTGAGCGGATCTTCAGCGCGTTGAATTTCAACGCGATCGTGATCGATCTGACCGAAACCCGCAGCATCGACAGCACCACACTCGGCCTGCTGGCCAAGCTGTCGATCCTGTCGCGGCAGAAGGTCGGCCTGCTGCCGACTGTCGTCACCACCCACGAAGACATCACGCGGCTGCTGCAGTCCATGGGCTTCGAGCAGGTCTTCAACATCGTCGACAAACCGGTGCCATGCCCGGAATGCCTGGACGACCTGCCAGACCAGGATCAGTCAGAAGAAGTGGTGCGGATCAAAGTGCTCGAAGCGCACAAGATCCTCATGGGCCTGAACGACACCAACCGTGAAGCCTTCCATGACTTGGTGAATGCCCTCGAACGGCATTGA
- a CDS encoding heavy metal sensor histidine kinase, with amino-acid sequence MRRLSLSSRLALLFAACTAVVSLFAGVLFSRASEAHFVELDQQLLDGKLIGLRRALHDYQSSDSETKLAEELSRQADLSLRITGSDGQRRYDSSTNIPQALPSQPGLSTVSHEGTDYRVLNALLFVDKPESPQLTLLLDITHHQHFLQRMQHLIWLTVGLSALATALLGAWAARSGLRPLRRISAVASGVSAQSLNSRLPEENMPPELAEMAHNFNAMLGRLDDSFQRLSAFSADIAHELRTPLSNLLTHTQVTLTRPRPLEDYREALHSNLEELQWMAQLVNDMLYLAKADHGLLIPKREALELAEEADLLLEFFAPLAEDAQVKLSRDGNARIEGDRSMLRRALSNLLDNALRFTPTGGEVRVRIVDQPKELRLTVENTGQQIAGDLLPRLFDRFYRADPARREGSSEHAGLGLAITQSIIRAHGGQIHCESEKGWTRFVIELPKED; translated from the coding sequence ATGCGCCGACTGTCCTTGAGCAGCCGCCTGGCGCTGCTGTTTGCGGCGTGCACCGCCGTGGTGTCGTTGTTCGCCGGGGTGCTGTTCAGCCGCGCCAGCGAAGCGCACTTCGTTGAGCTCGACCAGCAACTGCTGGACGGCAAGCTGATTGGCTTGCGCCGGGCCCTGCACGACTATCAGTCGAGTGACAGCGAAACGAAGCTGGCCGAAGAACTGAGCCGGCAGGCTGACCTGTCCCTGCGCATCACTGGCAGCGACGGCCAGCGCCGGTACGACAGTTCGACCAACATTCCGCAGGCGTTACCGAGCCAGCCCGGATTGTCGACGGTGAGCCACGAAGGCACCGATTACCGCGTACTGAATGCGCTGCTTTTCGTGGACAAACCCGAGTCGCCGCAACTGACCCTGCTGCTGGATATCACTCACCACCAGCACTTCCTGCAACGCATGCAGCATTTGATCTGGCTGACCGTCGGCCTGTCCGCCCTGGCCACCGCGCTGCTGGGCGCCTGGGCGGCACGCAGCGGCTTGCGCCCGTTGCGGCGCATCAGCGCGGTGGCCAGCGGTGTTTCCGCGCAATCGCTGAACTCGCGGTTGCCTGAAGAAAACATGCCGCCGGAGCTGGCGGAAATGGCCCACAACTTCAACGCCATGCTCGGACGCCTCGACGACTCGTTTCAGCGCCTGTCCGCGTTCTCCGCTGACATTGCCCATGAACTGCGCACGCCACTGTCGAACCTGCTGACCCACACCCAGGTCACCCTCACCCGCCCTCGCCCCCTCGAGGACTATCGCGAGGCGCTGCACAGCAACCTCGAAGAGCTGCAATGGATGGCGCAACTGGTCAACGACATGCTCTATCTGGCCAAGGCTGACCACGGCTTGCTGATTCCCAAACGCGAAGCGCTGGAACTGGCGGAGGAAGCGGATCTGCTGCTGGAGTTCTTTGCGCCATTGGCCGAAGACGCGCAGGTAAAACTGAGTCGTGACGGCAATGCCCGTATCGAAGGTGACCGCAGCATGTTGCGGCGGGCGTTGTCGAACCTGCTGGACAACGCGCTGCGGTTCACGCCGACCGGGGGCGAGGTTCGGGTGCGAATCGTCGATCAGCCAAAAGAGTTGCGTCTGACCGTTGAAAATACGGGCCAACAGATTGCCGGAGATCTATTGCCGCGCCTGTTTGACCGGTTTTACCGGGCCGATCCAGCACGTCGTGAAGGCAGCAGTGAGCATGCGGGATTGGGACTGGCGATCACCCAGTCGATCATCCGAGCCCATGGCGGGCAGATTCATTGTGAATCGGAGAAGGGGTGGACCAGGTTTGTGATTGAGTTGCCAAAAGAAGATTGA
- a CDS encoding lipoprotein-releasing ABC transporter permease subunit has protein sequence MFRPLSIFIGTRYTRAKRRNRFVSFISMTSMIGLALGVLAMIVVLSVMNGFQREMSSRILGMVPHATIVGVNPIDDWKPVADAAMKNPEVTAAVPFTEMEGMLSYKGTMQPIQVSGVDPALEGQVSIVAKHIVQGSLEALKPGEFGVVIGEITARRFRLNVGDKITLIVPEVSNAPGGITPRMQRLNVVGVFKVGAELDGTMALIHMADAAQMQHWEPNQVQSVRLAVKDLYAAPQVSSDIATGLGAAYKADDWTHTQGSLFSAMKMEKTMIGLLLLMIVAVAAFNIIATLIMVVNDKGADIAILRTIGATPRQIMAIFVVQGTVIGIVGTLIGGVLGVIAALNVSQIVGWIERVSGQHIFSSDVYFVSNLPSELQGGDVALICTAGFVLSFLATVYPAWRAAKIEPAHALRYS, from the coding sequence ATGTTCAGACCGTTATCGATCTTTATCGGCACGCGCTATACCCGCGCCAAGCGCCGCAATCGCTTTGTCTCCTTCATCTCGATGACCTCGATGATCGGCCTCGCCCTGGGCGTGCTGGCGATGATCGTGGTGTTGTCGGTGATGAACGGCTTCCAGCGCGAAATGAGCTCGCGGATCCTCGGCATGGTGCCGCACGCCACCATCGTCGGCGTCAACCCGATTGATGACTGGAAGCCCGTAGCGGATGCCGCGATGAAAAACCCGGAAGTGACGGCGGCGGTGCCATTCACCGAGATGGAAGGCATGCTGTCCTACAAGGGCACGATGCAGCCCATCCAGGTCAGCGGTGTCGACCCGGCGCTGGAAGGCCAGGTGTCGATCGTCGCCAAGCACATCGTCCAGGGCAGTCTCGAGGCCCTGAAGCCGGGCGAATTCGGCGTGGTGATCGGCGAGATCACGGCACGCCGCTTCCGCTTGAACGTCGGCGACAAGATCACCCTGATCGTGCCGGAAGTCAGCAATGCGCCGGGGGGCATTACCCCGCGCATGCAACGACTGAACGTGGTCGGCGTGTTCAAGGTCGGTGCCGAACTGGACGGCACCATGGCGCTGATCCACATGGCCGATGCCGCGCAGATGCAGCACTGGGAACCGAACCAGGTGCAGAGCGTGCGCCTGGCGGTGAAGGACCTGTATGCCGCGCCGCAAGTGTCGAGCGACATCGCCACGGGCCTGGGCGCCGCCTACAAGGCTGACGACTGGACCCACACCCAGGGCAGCCTGTTCAGTGCGATGAAGATGGAAAAAACCATGATCGGCCTGCTGTTGCTGATGATCGTCGCAGTGGCGGCGTTCAACATCATTGCGACCCTGATCATGGTGGTGAACGACAAGGGCGCGGATATCGCGATCCTGCGCACCATCGGCGCCACACCACGGCAGATCATGGCGATCTTCGTGGTGCAGGGCACGGTGATCGGTATCGTCGGCACCTTGATTGGCGGTGTGTTGGGCGTGATTGCCGCGCTGAACGTCAGCCAGATCGTAGGCTGGATCGAGCGGGTCAGCGGGCAGCACATCTTCAGTTCCGACGTGTATTTCGTCAGCAACCTGCCGTCCGAGCTGCAAGGCGGGGACGTGGCGTTGATCTGCACGGCGGGCTTCGTCTTGAGCTTCCTGGCTACCGTTTACCCGGCATGGCGGGCGGCGAAGATCGAGCCGGCTCATGCGTTGCGCTATTCGTAA
- a CDS encoding mannose-1-phosphate guanylyltransferase → MNASRSPIDSVYKSLDPFAPGNMVFGQKLTEADSGLIAWLRTYESAPSTTPPQPKLLVERIGLFPSSGDIRRMVGNPIELLEHLRALYAGEALDVDDSDGLSLTFTEWRFKICPSESEILLKVESRGDVALMQKKTAELLDRIEEKNSSQSW, encoded by the coding sequence ATGAACGCTTCCAGATCACCGATCGACTCCGTCTATAAATCGCTGGACCCTTTTGCACCGGGCAATATGGTTTTTGGACAGAAGCTCACCGAGGCCGACAGTGGATTGATTGCCTGGTTGCGGACATACGAAAGTGCCCCCTCCACTACCCCCCCACAGCCAAAGTTGTTGGTGGAGCGCATCGGGCTGTTTCCTTCCTCAGGTGATATTCGGCGCATGGTCGGCAATCCCATTGAGCTACTCGAGCACTTGCGGGCCCTGTATGCCGGTGAAGCACTGGATGTGGATGACAGTGACGGCCTGAGCCTGACGTTCACTGAATGGCGCTTCAAGATCTGCCCATCGGAGAGCGAAATTCTGTTGAAGGTTGAGAGTCGAGGCGATGTTGCGCTGATGCAGAAAAAAACTGCAGAACTGCTGGATCGGATCGAAGAAAAAAATAGTAGTCAATCCTGGTGA
- the queF gene encoding NADPH-dependent 7-cyano-7-deazaguanine reductase QueF (Catalyzes the NADPH-dependent reduction of 7-cyano-7-deazaguanine (preQ0) to 7-aminomethyl-7-deazaguanine (preQ1) in queuosine biosynthesis), with product MHPAAEHSPLGKSSEYIATYTPSLLFPIPRTAKWAELGLTAQTLPYKGVDFWNCFELSWLLPSGKPVVAIGEFSIPADSPNIIESKSFKLYLNSLNQTPFTDTASLEATLAKDLSTAAGKPVGVRIRSLKDVESEGVVALPGVCIDELDISVSNYEHPRPELLRCDDSRIVEESVHSHLLKSNCPVTSQPDWGSVAVEYRGAALDHASLLEYIVSFRQHSDFHEQCVERIFLDLQRLLKPEKLTVYARYVRRGGLDINPYRSTEEVQLPNHRLVRQ from the coding sequence ATGCATCCCGCAGCCGAACACTCGCCGCTGGGCAAGTCCAGCGAATACATCGCCACCTACACGCCGTCCTTGCTGTTCCCGATCCCGCGCACCGCGAAGTGGGCGGAGCTGGGCCTGACGGCGCAAACCCTGCCGTACAAAGGCGTGGACTTCTGGAACTGCTTCGAGCTGTCCTGGCTGCTGCCGTCGGGCAAGCCCGTGGTGGCGATTGGCGAATTCAGCATTCCGGCGGATTCACCGAACATCATCGAATCGAAGTCGTTCAAGTTGTACCTCAACTCCCTGAACCAGACGCCGTTTACCGACACCGCGAGCCTTGAGGCGACGCTGGCCAAGGATTTGTCGACGGCTGCCGGCAAGCCGGTGGGCGTGCGCATTCGCAGTCTCAAGGATGTCGAGAGTGAAGGCGTCGTGGCCTTGCCGGGCGTGTGCATCGATGAACTGGATATCAGCGTCAGCAACTACGAGCACCCGCGGCCGGAACTGCTACGTTGCGATGATTCGCGCATTGTCGAGGAGAGCGTGCACAGCCATTTGCTCAAGTCCAACTGCCCGGTCACCAGCCAGCCGGACTGGGGCAGCGTGGCGGTGGAGTACCGTGGTGCGGCGCTGGATCACGCGAGCCTGCTCGAGTACATCGTCAGCTTCCGTCAGCATTCGGACTTCCATGAGCAGTGTGTGGAGCGGATCTTCCTTGACCTGCAGCGGTTGTTGAAGCCGGAGAAACTGACGGTGTATGCGCGTTATGTGCGGCGTGGCGGGCTGGACATCAACCCGTATCGCAGTACTGAAGAGGTGCAACTACCGAACCATCGCCTGGTCCGTCAGTAA
- a CDS encoding DUF4404 family protein, whose product MPARELQEQLNTLREQLEQNPPLSEAERAELHELMQQIELKLELETKTQDSSLADGVNLAVERFEVDHPAIAGTLRNIVNALVSMGV is encoded by the coding sequence ATGCCTGCCCGCGAACTGCAAGAACAGCTCAATACCCTGCGCGAGCAATTGGAACAGAATCCTCCGCTGTCTGAAGCAGAGCGCGCCGAACTGCACGAGCTCATGCAACAGATTGAACTGAAGCTTGAGCTTGAAACCAAAACCCAGGACTCCAGCCTTGCCGATGGTGTGAACCTGGCCGTTGAGCGCTTTGAAGTCGATCACCCCGCCATCGCTGGCACCTTGCGCAACATCGTGAACGCCTTGGTCAGCATGGGTGTCTGA
- the rssB gene encoding two-component system response regulator RssB, translating into MPKTSATLLIIDDDEVVRASLAAYLEDSGFSVLQASNGQQGLQVFEQDKPDLVICDLRMPQMGGLELIRQVTELSPQTPVIVVSGAGVMNDAVEALRLGAADYLIKPLEDLAVLEHSVRRALDRARLLLENQRYREKLEKANRELEASLNLLQEDQNAGRQVQMNMLPVSPWTIDEFKFAHQIIPSLYLSGDFVDYFRVDERRVAFYLADVSGHGASSAFVTVLLKFMTTRLLFESKRSGTLPEFKPSEVLGHINRGLISCKLGKHVTMVGGVIDEETGLLTYSIGGHLPLPVLYTPDSVRYLEGRGLPVGLFNEATYEDHVLELPPTFSLTLMSDGILDLLPEPTLKEKEAALPQRVKAAGGTLDGLRQVFGLATLGEMPDDIALLVLSRNL; encoded by the coding sequence ATGCCAAAAACCAGTGCCACGCTGCTGATAATCGATGATGACGAAGTAGTGCGCGCGAGCCTCGCCGCCTATTTGGAAGACAGTGGTTTCAGCGTCTTGCAGGCCAGCAATGGCCAGCAGGGTCTTCAGGTATTCGAGCAAGACAAGCCCGACTTGGTCATCTGCGATCTGCGCATGCCGCAGATGGGCGGACTCGAACTCATCCGCCAGGTGACCGAGCTGTCGCCGCAAACGCCGGTGATCGTGGTGTCGGGTGCGGGCGTGATGAACGACGCGGTCGAAGCCCTGCGCCTGGGCGCGGCGGACTACCTGATCAAGCCTCTCGAAGATCTGGCTGTGCTCGAGCACTCCGTGCGCCGGGCCCTGGATCGTGCGCGCCTGCTGCTGGAGAACCAGCGCTACCGCGAGAAGCTGGAAAAGGCCAACCGCGAGCTCGAGGCCAGCCTGAACCTGCTCCAGGAAGACCAGAACGCCGGTCGCCAGGTGCAGATGAACATGCTGCCGGTCAGTCCCTGGACCATCGACGAGTTCAAATTTGCTCACCAGATCATCCCGTCGCTGTACCTGTCGGGTGATTTCGTCGACTACTTTCGCGTCGACGAGCGTCGGGTAGCGTTCTACCTGGCGGACGTTTCCGGTCATGGCGCCTCTTCAGCCTTCGTCACGGTGCTGTTGAAGTTCATGACCACGCGCCTGCTGTTCGAATCCAAGCGCAGCGGCACTTTGCCGGAATTCAAGCCTTCAGAGGTTCTTGGTCATATCAACCGGGGCCTGATCAGTTGTAAGCTGGGTAAACACGTCACAATGGTCGGTGGAGTCATCGACGAGGAGACCGGTTTGTTGACCTATAGCATCGGCGGTCATTTGCCGTTGCCAGTGTTGTACACGCCAGACAGTGTTCGTTATCTGGAAGGGCGTGGTCTGCCTGTGGGCCTCTTCAACGAAGCCACCTACGAAGACCACGTGCTGGAACTGCCGCCGACGTTCAGCCTGACGCTGATGTCTGATGGCATTCTGGATCTTTTGCCAGAACCCACACTCAAAGAAAAAGAAGCGGCGTTGCCCCAACGGGTCAAGGCTGCGGGCGGCACCCTGGATGGGCTGCGGCAGGTTTTTGGATTGGCCACGCTAGGGGAGATGCCGGATGATATCGCCCTGTTGGTGTTGAGCAGGAATCTTTGA
- a CDS encoding VacJ family lipoprotein translates to MRWSNHLARICVCASVMLVPFVAQAASEDDPWESVNRPIYRFNDVIDTYALKPLAQGYQYIAPQFVEDGVHNFFQNIGDVRNLANDILQAKPRAAGVDTARIIFNTTFGLLGVIDVGTKMGLQRNDEDFGQTLGYWGVGSGPYVMLPLLGPSTLRDAPSKYVDSYTGAYRYVNDVPVRNSFYALDIIDTRANLLSSEKLITGDKYTFIRNAYLQNREFKVKDGQVEDDF, encoded by the coding sequence ATGCGCTGGAGCAATCATCTAGCCAGGATTTGTGTATGCGCCAGTGTGATGCTGGTTCCGTTCGTTGCCCAGGCAGCCTCGGAAGATGATCCTTGGGAAAGCGTCAACCGCCCGATCTACAGGTTCAACGACGTGATCGACACCTACGCGCTGAAGCCCTTGGCCCAGGGCTACCAGTACATAGCGCCGCAGTTTGTCGAGGACGGCGTCCACAACTTTTTCCAGAACATCGGCGATGTGCGCAACCTGGCCAACGATATCCTGCAGGCCAAGCCTCGCGCCGCAGGCGTTGATACCGCACGCATCATTTTCAACACCACCTTCGGCTTGCTGGGCGTGATTGATGTCGGTACCAAAATGGGTCTGCAGCGCAATGACGAAGACTTCGGCCAGACGCTGGGTTACTGGGGTGTCGGCAGCGGCCCCTACGTGATGCTGCCACTGCTGGGTCCAAGCACCTTGCGTGACGCGCCTTCCAAGTACGTCGACAGCTATACCGGCGCTTATCGCTACGTAAACGACGTGCCTGTGCGTAACTCGTTCTACGCCCTGGACATCATCGATACCCGTGCCAACCTGCTGTCGAGCGAGAAGCTGATCACTGGCGACAAGTACACCTTCATCCGTAATGCGTACCTGCAGAACCGTGAATTCAAGGTGAAAGACGGCCAGGTTGAAGACGATTTTTAA
- the tal gene encoding transaldolase, translated as MTSKLEQLKQMTTVVADTGDFEAIARVKPVDATTNPSLLLKAAAIPAYAELLNASVNDCKGDVGLASDRFGVAVGQEILKVIPGRISTEVDARLSFDTDAMLKRAHRLIELYDKAGIGRERVLIKIASTWEGIRAAEILEKEGIQTNLTLLFSFAQAAACAEAGVFLISPFVGRIYDWYKKANGNDYIGADDPGVQSVTRIYNYYKANDYKTVVMGASFRNLGQIEQLAGCDRLTISPDLIDKLAADTGKLERKLAPGHAGEARLSLNESQFRWQSNEDAMATEKLAEGIRQFARDQEKLEALLQAKL; from the coding sequence ATGACTTCCAAGCTGGAACAACTCAAACAGATGACCACCGTGGTTGCCGACACCGGCGACTTCGAAGCAATCGCTCGCGTTAAACCGGTGGACGCCACCACCAACCCTTCCCTGCTGCTCAAGGCCGCGGCCATTCCCGCTTATGCCGAGCTGCTGAACGCCAGCGTCAACGACTGCAAGGGCGATGTGGGCCTGGCCAGCGACCGTTTTGGCGTGGCCGTGGGGCAAGAAATCCTCAAAGTGATCCCGGGCCGTATTTCCACCGAAGTGGATGCGCGCCTGTCGTTCGATACCGACGCCATGTTGAAGCGTGCGCATCGCTTGATCGAGCTGTACGACAAGGCCGGCATTGGCCGCGAGCGCGTGCTGATCAAGATCGCGTCCACCTGGGAAGGCATCCGCGCTGCCGAGATCCTGGAAAAGGAAGGCATCCAGACCAACCTGACCCTGCTGTTCTCCTTCGCCCAGGCCGCAGCCTGTGCCGAAGCCGGGGTGTTCCTGATTTCGCCGTTCGTGGGCCGTATCTACGACTGGTACAAGAAAGCCAACGGCAACGACTACATCGGCGCGGATGATCCGGGCGTGCAGTCGGTGACGCGCATCTACAACTACTACAAGGCCAATGACTACAAGACCGTGGTCATGGGGGCGAGCTTCCGCAATCTGGGCCAGATCGAGCAACTGGCCGGCTGCGACCGCCTGACCATCAGCCCGGACCTTATCGACAAACTGGCAGCGGATACCGGCAAGCTGGAGCGCAAACTGGCGCCGGGCCATGCCGGTGAAGCGCGCCTGAGCCTCAACGAATCGCAGTTCCGTTGGCAGTCCAACGAAGATGCGATGGCGACCGAGAAACTGGCTGAAGGCATTCGTCAGTTCGCCCGGGATCAGGAGAAGCTTGAGGCGTTGTTGCAGGCCAAGCTGTGA
- a CDS encoding plastocyanin/azurin family copper-binding protein has protein sequence MFLRKSVTQILCLLALSSPVWADAGHTYDFGQPAPAAQATRSVEVVMGDMSFTPKAIDIKAGETVRFVLVNKGQLLHEFNLGDAAMHARHQQEMLQMQQDGMLTPTGMKAMDHGNMAGMDHSKMDHGMKHDDPNSVLVEPGKTGELTWTFSKATNLEFACNIPGHYQAGMVGKLTVSQ, from the coding sequence ATGTTTTTACGCAAATCCGTGACGCAAATCCTCTGTTTGCTGGCACTGAGTTCACCGGTGTGGGCGGACGCCGGGCATACCTACGATTTCGGCCAGCCAGCCCCGGCGGCCCAGGCGACCCGCAGTGTCGAGGTGGTCATGGGAGACATGTCCTTCACGCCGAAAGCCATCGATATCAAGGCCGGGGAGACCGTGCGCTTCGTGCTGGTCAATAAAGGCCAGTTGTTGCATGAGTTCAACCTGGGGGATGCGGCGATGCACGCCAGGCACCAGCAGGAAATGTTGCAGATGCAGCAGGACGGCATGCTGACGCCCACCGGCATGAAGGCCATGGACCACGGCAACATGGCCGGCATGGATCACAGTAAAATGGACCACGGCATGAAGCACGACGACCCCAACAGCGTGCTGGTGGAGCCGGGCAAGACCGGCGAGTTGACCTGGACCTTCAGCAAGGCCACCAACCTGGAATTTGCCTGCAATATCCCCGGCCATTACCAGGCCGGCATGGTTGGCAAACTGACTGTCAGTCAGTAA